The following coding sequences lie in one Apium graveolens cultivar Ventura chromosome 1, ASM990537v1, whole genome shotgun sequence genomic window:
- the LOC141671176 gene encoding uncharacterized protein LOC141671176 — MVSLQESKCLHNTIPCRSMRTIRSNLCRSFSGDLHPTCATDKLDSCSSVCPENLEQTVKNCIENLEFPSVTVKRSAAAKLRCLAKNQSENRALIGELGAVPALIALLHCSDSCVQEHSVTALLNLSLLEENRVLISQLDGIRPLVHVLESGTETSKQNAACALLNLSLLDENKALIGALGAIPALVLMLQNGSNRGKKDAITTLYKICLVDENKERAVNCGVVKLLVEMVGEEGDGMAEKAMAVLCRLAGIESGKQKIVEEGGIPVLVEVIEEGSMNGKEFAATILLQLCDVNMKNRELLVREGCIPPLIELSLCGTAKTRQKAKILLRYLRESRQETPGSSP; from the exons ATGGTTTCATTACAAGAATCTAAGTGCTTACATAACACTATCCCATGTCGTTCCATGCGCACCATACGCTCCAATCTCTGTCGTTCGTTCTCCGGAGATCTTCACCCGACATGTGCAACTGATAAACTAGATTCATGCAGTTCTGTTTGTCCAGAGAATCTTGAACAAACTGTCAAGAATTGCATTGAAAATCTTGAGTTTCCGTCTGTCACGGTTAAAAGATCAGCGGCAGCTAAGCTCAGGTGTTTAGCGAAGAATCAGTCTGAGAATCGAGCTTTGATTGGAGAATTAGGAGCTGTTCCAGCTCTGATAGCGCTGCTTCATTGCTCTGATTCGTGTGTTCAGGAACATTCGGTCACAGCTTTATTAAATTTGTCGTTATTGGAAGAAAACAGAGTCTTGATTAGTCAATTAGATGGTATTAGGCCGTTGGTTCATGTGTTGGAGAGTGGTACGGAGACTTCTAAGCAAAACGCAGCTTGTGCGTTACTTAATCTATCTTTATTGGATGAAAACAAGGCATTAATTGGAGCATTAGGCGCGATCCCGGCTCTGGTGTTGATGTTGCAAAACGGGTCAAATAGAGGGAAGAAAGATGCGATTACAACATTGTACAAGATATGTTTGGTGGATGAGAATAAGGAAAGGGCGGTGAATTGTGGGGTAGTGAAATTGTTGGTGGAGATGGTAGGGGAGGAAGGCGATGGAATGGCCGAGAAGGCTATGGCAGTGTTGTGTAGATTAGCTGGAATAGAGTCGGGGAAACAAAAGATAGTGGAGGAAGGTGGGATTCCTGTCTTGGTCGAGGTCATCGAGGAGGGGTCGATGAATGGGAAAGAGTTTGCTGCGACAATATTGCTTCAGTTGTGTGATGTGAATATGAAGAATAGAGAATTGTTGGTTAGAGAAGGTTGCATTCCTCCGTTGATCGAGCTATCGCTGTGTGGAACTGCCAAGACTAGGCAAAAG GCTAAAATCCTTCTACGTTATCTTAGAGAATCAAGACAAGAAACTCCCGGTTCTAGTCCTTGA
- the LOC141671182 gene encoding heterogeneous nuclear ribonucleoprotein 1-like, translating to METGKLFIGGISWDTNEDSLKEYFQTFGEVVEAVIMKDRATGRARGFGFVVFADAAVAERVVKAKHMIDGRTVEAKKAVPRDDQQTPTRNSGSFQGSPVPARTARTKKIFVGGLASTVTESEFKKYFDQFGFITDVVVMYDHNTQRPRGFGFITFDSEEAVDRVLLRTFHELNGKMVEVKRAVPKELSPGTIKKQLGGPNYGVSRVSDLLSAYTQRFNQSPIGNYGLRLDGRFSPVSVGRSVYPTFSPGYGIGPNLEPGFVTDFEGAGHVSNIGYGRGPNPLQNVSPNRYGSAVGYGVGSSGYGISSSNRNSLGNSSVTFAKSPTNSGSFMGTEVGNSGLFNSFGNIEAIWDSPPISGQRGGMASDLSSGILNFGSADSSFDLGSVGYARNTSNNTAPTSSLYAAAASNNEGDFGNFRGGGLFYGDPAWRSSSPEIDGFGLFGDGLRNAVSNVTPRDAVHYAEGYSVNNRSTRGIAA from the exons ATGGAAACTGGAAAGCTTTTCATTGGCGGAATTTCTTGGGACACTAATGAAGATAGTTTGAAAGAGTACTTTCAAACATTTGGGGAGGTTGTTGAAGCTGTGATAATGAAGGATAGAGCAACAGGCCGGGCCCGTGGGTTCGGGTTTGTTGTATTTGCTGATGCTGCAGTTGCAGAAAGAGTTGTCAAGGCAAAGCACATGATTGATGGCAGAACT gTAGAAGCAAAAAAGGCCGTCCCTAGGGATGATCAACAAACTCCAACGAGGAATAGTGGCAGCTTTCAAGGGTCTCCAGTTCCTGCCCGAACTGCTCGCACAAAAAAAATATTTGTGGGTGGCTTAGCATCTACAGTTACGGAGAGTGAGTTCAAGAAGTACTTTGATCAATTTGGGTTTATCACAGATGTTGTAGTGATGTATGACCACAACACCCAAAGGCCTAGAGGTTTTGGATTCATTACATTTGATTCAGAGGAAGCAGTGGACAGAGTCCTGCTCAGAACATTTCATGAACTTAATGGCAAAATGGTTGAGGTCAAGCGTGCTGTTCCCAAAGAGTTATCCCCGGGGACAATCAAGAAACAATTAGGTGGACCGAACTATGGAGTAAGCAGAGTCAGTGATTTGCTTAGTGCTTACACTCAGAGATTTAATCAAAGCCCGATTGGAAACTATGGACTGAGATTGGATGGTAGGTTTAGTCCAGTTTCTGTTGGTAGGAGTGTATATCCTACATTCAGTCCTGGTTATGGCATTGGACCAAATCTTGAGCCTGGTTTTGTTACAGATTTTGAGGGAGCTGGACATGTATCTAATATTGGCTATGGTCGTGGTCCCAATCCTTTACAAAATGTGAGTCCAAACAGGTATGGTAGTGCAGTTGGGTACGGTGTAGGTAGCAGTGGATATGGCATCAGTTCAAGTAACAGGAACTCACTGGGAAACAGTAGTGTTACTTTTGCTAAAAGTCCCACAAACTCTGGCTCTTTTATGGGTACTGAAGTTGGGAATTCTGGACTTTTCAATTCTTTTGGCAATATTGAAGCTATTTGGGATTCACCTCCAATTTCAGGTCAAAGAGGAGGAATGGCTTCTGATTTGAGCAGTGGCATTTTAAATTTTGGCAGTGCTGACAGCAGTTTTGATTTAGGTTCTGTAGGTTATGCCAGGAACACAAGCAACAATACTGCTCCAACATCGTCTTTGTATGCTGCTGCAGCTAGTAATAATGAGGGGGATTTTGGGAACTTCCGTGGTGGTGGTTTATTTTATGGTGATCCAGCCTGGAGATCATCATCTCCAGAGATTGATGGCTTTGGCCTGTTTGGTGATGGACTCAGGAATGCAGTTTCTAATGTTACCCCTAGAGATGCTGTTCATTATGCTGAAGGATATAGTGTTAATAATAGATCAACAAGAG GGATTGCTGCCTAG